One Candidatus Palauibacter scopulicola genomic window, CACAACTGGATCTCCGGCTCCAGCGCCACGCGGAGACGCGCCAGGGCGCGGCGGCGAGTTTCCGTCATGAGTCCGATCACGTCGGCGGCGCGGGCATCGCCGAGGTTGACGATGAAATTCGCGTGCCGCTCGTGAATCTGGGCGCCTCCGACCCGGGCCCCTCTCATCTCCACCCGGTCGACGACCTTCCAGGCCGGCGGATGCGGCGGATGCGGGTTCTTCCATGTCGATCCGACCGAGGGCAGATCGTACACCTGATCCCGGACCTTTCGCGCGCGGAAACTCAGGTGCGCTTCGCGGACGGCGTCCACCTCGGCGGGCGCCGCGTCGAGACGCGCGCGCACGAACACCCAGTCGGCCGGCACGCTCACGTGGCGGTACGCGGGCCGCGCCTCCTCGGGGCGGACCCGCACGAGTTCCCCCCCCGGCGTGACGGCTTCCGCCCATTCGACGCGATCCCAGATCCCCTCGTCCCTCGACCCGGCGTTC contains:
- a CDS encoding FAD-binding protein → MRWERDVPLAPLVRYRIGGPAARLARPRSIAELEAALRETPGRGCRVLGTGANLLIGDAGVPEPVLILEGDFVAIRVDETAIEAGAGARLPALAQAARRHGRYGFHFLEAVPGTVGGGLRMNAGSRDEGIWDRVEWAEAVTPGGELVRVRPEEARPAYRHVSVPADWVFVRARLDAAPAEVDAVREAHLSFRARKVRDQVYDLPSVGSTWKNPHPPHPPAWKVVDRVEMRGARVGGAQIHERHANFIVNLGDARAADVIGLMTETRRRALARLRVALEPEIQLWGFDPAQLARVGAA